A stretch of Pseudomonas sp. CCC3.1 DNA encodes these proteins:
- a CDS encoding glutathione S-transferase C-terminal domain-containing protein, with translation MTTLFISPGACSFAAHVVIHELQLPITVERATIHTPDTPYRQINPSGRVPALLLDDKTLVTENTAILPYLADLRPGTSLFAAAGTTERALIQSWIGYLGTEVHVGAFRPINRPERYSTDEAAFPGIRQRGLQQLANALKPLEARLRDESYLVGNRFTLADAYLGVFVGWSARAGSLLRDFPALQGFLERYLARESVVQTRAAEGLA, from the coding sequence ATGACCACACTGTTCATTTCTCCCGGCGCCTGCTCGTTCGCCGCCCATGTTGTGATCCACGAATTGCAACTGCCCATCACGGTCGAGCGCGCCACGATTCATACCCCGGACACGCCTTATCGCCAGATCAACCCAAGCGGGCGAGTACCCGCCTTGCTGCTCGATGACAAGACGCTGGTGACCGAGAACACGGCCATCCTGCCTTACCTCGCAGACCTGCGGCCCGGCACCTCGCTGTTTGCCGCGGCCGGGACCACGGAGCGTGCATTGATTCAGTCATGGATCGGTTATCTGGGCACCGAAGTGCACGTCGGCGCGTTTCGACCGATCAATCGCCCTGAGCGCTACAGCACCGATGAAGCGGCGTTCCCGGGCATCCGTCAACGCGGGCTGCAACAACTGGCAAACGCGCTGAAGCCGCTGGAAGCGCGCTTGCGCGATGAGAGTTACTTGGTGGGCAACCGCTTTACCTTGGCGGATGCTTATTTGGGTGTGTTCGTCGGCTGGAGCGCGCGTGCAGGCTCGCTGTTGCGGGACTTCCCGGCGTTGCAAGGGTTTCTCGAACGTTACCTGGCACGCGAATCAGTGGTGCAGACCCGGGCCGCCGAAGGCCTGGCCTAA
- a CDS encoding ABC transporter substrate-binding protein, which yields MIRTRSFVALSLAALLVSGQVLADTVKEIRIAVPDISAGPTPSGAGIVDVLRDRQTLEKEFEKDGITIRWDFFKGAGPAINEALANGQEDFAYLGDFPAIIGKAGGLDTRLLSAVARNVKLYLAVQPGSGITSFETLKGKRVAIFRGTATQLSFASALAHQGLKESDFKVINLDYNAANAALAAKQIDATWSGAGVLALKARGLAELPLTTVDLGGAGSMQAVLLGRGAFVDEHPELVARLIKAQQPAIAWLRNDAHKQDYIDLVSRLASYPPAILTADAADQSLNTIFAPQLDASFIDNLQHSVDLALDAKLIRKGFDVKTWAEPRFIDAALTAAPHTADTATQTPQASR from the coding sequence GTGATTCGAACGCGTTCATTCGTTGCGTTGTCCCTCGCCGCTTTACTGGTTTCCGGCCAGGTGCTGGCCGATACAGTCAAAGAAATTCGTATCGCGGTACCCGACATCAGCGCCGGGCCAACGCCCAGCGGTGCAGGGATTGTTGATGTGCTGCGCGACCGGCAAACGCTGGAAAAAGAATTCGAAAAAGATGGCATCACGATTCGCTGGGACTTCTTCAAAGGCGCAGGCCCGGCGATCAATGAAGCGCTGGCCAACGGTCAGGAAGACTTCGCTTACCTGGGTGATTTTCCGGCGATTATTGGTAAGGCCGGAGGCCTTGATACTCGCCTGCTGAGCGCGGTAGCCCGTAACGTGAAGCTTTATCTCGCGGTGCAACCCGGCTCGGGGATTACCTCGTTCGAAACGCTGAAAGGCAAGCGCGTGGCGATTTTCCGCGGGACCGCCACTCAGTTGTCGTTCGCCTCTGCGCTGGCCCATCAAGGCCTCAAGGAAAGCGACTTCAAGGTGATCAATCTGGACTACAACGCCGCCAACGCTGCGCTGGCCGCCAAGCAGATTGACGCGACCTGGTCCGGTGCCGGCGTGCTCGCGCTCAAAGCCCGTGGCCTGGCGGAGTTACCGCTGACCACGGTGGATCTGGGCGGCGCGGGCAGCATGCAAGCCGTACTGCTGGGGCGCGGCGCTTTCGTCGATGAGCACCCGGAACTGGTCGCCCGTCTGATCAAAGCCCAGCAACCGGCCATTGCCTGGTTGCGCAATGACGCGCACAAACAGGACTACATCGACCTGGTGTCCCGACTCGCCAGTTACCCACCAGCCATTCTTACAGCCGATGCGGCCGATCAGTCGCTGAACACGATTTTCGCGCCACAACTCGACGCCTCGTTTATCGACAACTTGCAGCACAGCGTCGATCTGGCGCTGGATGCCAAGTTGATCCGCAAAGGTTTCGATGTGAAGACCTGGGCCGAGCCGCGCTTTATCGATGCCGCGCTCACAGCCGCCCCGCACACAGCAGACACCGCCACCCAAACCCCACAAGCCAGCCGTTAA
- a CDS encoding RHS repeat-associated core domain-containing protein, with translation MSTPKKTYTALYHYDPLDRLTRTHASQRFYRDTRIATEINSEITTSFFEHQSLPLAERYLGDAVTLLATDLQTSVLHTINSTHYQPQAYSPYGHRPAENGLLSALGFNGERPDPVTGHYLLGQGHRAYNPVLMRFNSPDTLSPFGKGGINAYAYCSNNPITRIDPTAESWITKIYGKIPETLLHLSNNGLPDSFYDVNKYALDKALNKYNHADKITKTTKYIKEINAHIALKQHNLNKKILPLLSYATTHSEKNIATATSQTQKLNYKLESNLSKTEDFRSYLQLTEDYLKNLTTTPTDISTARANIRRESPTTPITTRNSGDRH, from the coding sequence GTGAGCACACCTAAAAAAACCTATACCGCCCTCTATCACTACGACCCGCTGGATCGTTTGACGCGCACTCACGCGTCCCAACGGTTTTACCGAGACACTCGCATAGCGACTGAGATTAATAGTGAAATAACCACGAGTTTTTTCGAACACCAATCCCTGCCGCTAGCCGAGCGATACCTCGGTGACGCTGTCACCTTATTGGCCACAGACCTGCAAACATCGGTGCTGCACACTATTAACTCCACCCACTATCAGCCCCAGGCCTACAGCCCTTACGGCCATCGCCCAGCAGAGAATGGCTTACTGAGTGCGCTGGGGTTTAATGGTGAACGACCTGACCCCGTAACGGGGCATTATTTATTGGGCCAGGGACACCGAGCGTACAACCCGGTGTTAATGCGGTTTAATAGCCCGGACACGCTAAGTCCGTTTGGCAAAGGCGGCATCAATGCGTATGCGTATTGCTCTAACAACCCGATTACGCGTATTGACCCAACGGCGGAAAGTTGGATAACTAAAATATATGGAAAAATCCCTGAAACCCTTCTGCATCTTTCAAATAATGGGCTGCCTGACAGTTTCTATGATGTAAACAAATACGCTTTAGACAAGGCTTTAAATAAATACAACCACGCTGATAAAATCACTAAAACTACAAAATATATAAAAGAGATAAATGCCCATATAGCCTTAAAACAACACAACTTAAATAAAAAAATCCTGCCCCTTCTTTCTTACGCTACAACCCACTCTGAAAAAAACATAGCAACCGCAACTAGCCAAACCCAAAAACTTAACTATAAATTAGAATCAAATTTATCCAAAACAGAAGATTTTAGAAGCTATCTCCAATTAACTGAAGATTATTTAAAAAATCTTACGACCACGCCTACCGATATATCCACAGCCAGAGCCAACATCCGACGGGAAAGCCCTACGACCCCTATCACAACCCGCAACAGCGGCGACAGGCATTGA
- a CDS encoding branched-chain amino acid aminotransferase, translating into MSVPSIDWSTLGFSYIKTDYRYLSHWSQDQWDAGVLSEDNVLHISEGSTALHYGQQCFEGLKAYRCKDGSINLFRPDQNALRMQRSCARLMMPSVSVEQFIDACTQVVKANEHFIPPYGSGGALYLRPFVIGVGDNIGVRTAPEFIFSVFCIPVGPYFKGGMKPCNFMISNYDRAAPNGTGAAKVGGNYAASLLPGSEAKSAGFADCIYLDPLTHTNIEEVGSANFFAITQDKQFVTPRSASVLPGITRLSLIQLAKDRLGLTVVEGDVPVGDLKKFTEAGACGTAAVITPIGGIQYNGELHVFHSQEEVGPVTQQLYKELTGIQSGDIEAPEGWIVKIQGA; encoded by the coding sequence ATGTCTGTCCCGAGTATCGACTGGAGCACACTGGGCTTCAGCTACATAAAAACCGACTACCGCTACCTGTCTCACTGGAGCCAGGATCAGTGGGATGCAGGTGTCCTGTCCGAAGACAACGTGTTGCACATCAGTGAAGGCTCCACCGCCTTGCACTATGGGCAACAGTGCTTCGAAGGCCTCAAGGCTTATCGTTGCAAGGACGGTTCGATCAACCTGTTTCGCCCCGATCAGAACGCCCTGCGCATGCAACGCAGCTGCGCTCGTCTGATGATGCCGAGTGTCTCGGTTGAGCAGTTCATCGATGCCTGCACCCAAGTGGTCAAAGCCAACGAGCACTTCATTCCGCCGTACGGCTCGGGTGGCGCGCTCTACCTGCGGCCTTTCGTGATTGGCGTGGGTGACAACATCGGCGTGCGGACCGCCCCTGAGTTCATTTTCAGCGTGTTCTGCATCCCGGTTGGCCCGTACTTCAAAGGCGGGATGAAGCCTTGTAACTTCATGATTTCCAACTACGACCGCGCCGCGCCAAATGGCACCGGTGCTGCCAAAGTGGGTGGCAACTACGCGGCCAGCCTGCTGCCTGGCTCTGAAGCCAAGAGTGCAGGTTTTGCAGATTGCATCTACCTGGACCCGCTGACCCACACCAACATCGAAGAAGTCGGCTCGGCCAACTTCTTTGCAATTACCCAAGACAAGCAATTTGTCACTCCGCGCTCGGCGTCGGTACTGCCGGGTATCACCCGCCTGTCGTTGATTCAACTGGCCAAAGACCGTCTGGGCTTGACCGTGGTTGAAGGGGATGTGCCGGTAGGCGATCTGAAGAAGTTTACCGAAGCTGGCGCCTGTGGCACCGCTGCTGTGATCACGCCGATTGGCGGCATTCAGTACAACGGTGAACTGCACGTTTTCCATAGCCAAGAGGAAGTGGGTCCGGTGACGCAGCAACTGTATAAGGAGCTGACCGGTATCCAGTCTGGAGACATCGAAGCGCCGGAAGGTTGGATCGTGAAGATTCAAGGGGCGTAA
- a CDS encoding PLP-dependent aminotransferase family protein produces the protein MVQLRKWRPLLKLDGVQPQASYRKIIEGLVSAIVEGRLRPGTLLPGTREMARLLDVNRKTVILAYEEAVTKGWLVSIQRRGTFVSTQLATGTVAAASAPKSFALTLRDTPAAAYFTPGEQVTALHHRPGALFFDNGACDHRLLPQAVLHRYYRNALRNSFTTNTVRHGSTGSSHYLRNALADMLRHNRGLTVDAEQICLTQGVQMSLYLTASVLLKPGDVVVVERLSYPPAWEIFRQLGAQLVTVDLDEEGCRVDQLAQLCQIHDVRMMYVTPHHQFPTTVSLRAGRRQQLLELARLHDFCIIEEDYDHEYHFAGRPYLPLASDSAQRHVIYIGSLSKSLGSTFRCSYIVAPSEVIAALERTAAVSLGQGDAVMQRMLGDLINHGELKKHLRRVSKEYRQRRETLLSCLLEAFGEQIVVQEPEGGLALWVKFADSIDVNRLAEKALELDLVVRSARLFSPVDHPENALRLGFASLNLEEIRSATQRLAQAAQAIASGFALA, from the coding sequence ATGGTCCAGCTTCGCAAATGGCGCCCTCTGCTCAAGCTCGATGGGGTGCAGCCGCAGGCGTCGTATAGAAAAATCATCGAGGGTTTGGTGAGCGCCATTGTCGAAGGCCGTTTGCGCCCCGGAACGCTGTTGCCGGGGACGCGGGAAATGGCGCGATTGCTGGACGTCAACCGCAAGACGGTGATCCTGGCCTACGAAGAAGCGGTGACCAAAGGCTGGCTGGTCAGCATTCAACGTCGCGGCACTTTCGTCAGTACACAACTGGCGACAGGAACGGTGGCGGCCGCCAGCGCGCCAAAGTCGTTTGCCTTGACGCTGCGCGACACGCCCGCGGCGGCCTATTTCACGCCGGGCGAGCAGGTGACCGCGCTGCACCATCGGCCGGGCGCGCTGTTTTTCGATAACGGCGCCTGTGACCATCGTCTGCTGCCACAAGCGGTTCTGCATCGCTACTACCGCAATGCCTTGCGCAACAGCTTTACCACCAACACCGTGCGCCATGGCAGCACGGGCAGCAGCCACTACCTGCGTAACGCGCTGGCCGACATGTTGCGCCATAATCGCGGCCTGACGGTCGACGCAGAGCAGATTTGCCTGACCCAAGGCGTGCAGATGTCGCTGTACCTGACGGCCAGCGTGTTGCTCAAACCCGGTGATGTGGTAGTGGTCGAACGCCTGAGTTATCCGCCTGCCTGGGAGATTTTCCGCCAGTTGGGCGCACAACTGGTCACCGTGGACTTGGACGAAGAAGGTTGTCGGGTCGATCAGCTCGCGCAACTGTGCCAGATACACGATGTGCGAATGATGTATGTCACTCCCCATCACCAGTTTCCTACCACCGTCAGCCTGCGTGCCGGACGTCGGCAACAGCTCCTGGAATTGGCCCGACTGCATGATTTCTGCATCATCGAGGAAGACTACGACCACGAGTATCACTTTGCCGGACGGCCCTATTTGCCTCTGGCCAGCGACAGCGCGCAACGTCATGTGATCTACATCGGCTCGCTGTCCAAGTCCTTGGGCAGCACCTTTCGTTGCAGCTATATCGTTGCGCCGTCAGAGGTCATCGCAGCGCTCGAGCGCACGGCGGCGGTGAGCCTGGGCCAAGGCGATGCCGTCATGCAGCGGATGCTGGGAGATTTGATCAACCATGGCGAGCTGAAGAAGCATCTGCGTCGGGTTTCCAAAGAATACCGCCAACGTCGAGAAACCCTGCTCAGTTGCCTGCTGGAGGCTTTTGGTGAGCAGATCGTTGTGCAGGAACCGGAGGGAGGACTGGCGTTGTGGGTAAAATTCGCGGACTCAATCGACGTCAATCGACTGGCTGAAAAAGCGCTGGAGCTGGACTTGGTGGTGCGCAGCGCTCGCCTGTTTTCACCCGTTGATCACCCCGAAAATGCCCTGCGTCTGGGGTTCGCCTCGCTCAATCTGGAGGAAATCCGCAGCGCCACGCAGCGCTTGGCTCAGGCGGCGCAGGCAATTGCGTCAGGGTTTGCGTTGGCGTGA
- a CDS encoding M24 family metallopeptidase, producing MHNRHVVELLPSGKSFETADQLLLDAMLASGLAVPFSCRRGACGSCKVKVVSGHYRPKQYTPDTPAPSYPLAADEMLLCQSHACSDMRLEIPGWSLDTPTLEVAAHVIGKRALSVDIVELVLLPAQPLDVRAGQYVRFRLDDGESRCFSIANLPGQDQGQLVFHIRQVSGGVFSERILPTLHVGDAVKLEGPVGACTWQHEDERPVVLFATGTGYAGIKPLLLTALARHAEVTLYWGNSTPADFYDAEFLDRASEDHPRFHWHRVLSADARVQHVALAQPHHWAESQIYACGNSAMINQVRETCLAAGAQAHRFVAEAFVPSGALTKASSLKTLDPLLEKVGPRYSLDGMLAAREQTVRALAAIAEQLKVGMTTAQALQMASRTLHDMGASHTWHPTYIRFGDDTIRTPRQGIDPQRTLRATDIAVVDLGPVWDGYEGDYGDTFVFGEHPLHHACVKALHQVFDETRDAWQRGLTGRELYDFAEQSTHAKGWRLERNLAGHRIADFPHALLGQDKLADVEIVPSEMVWVLEIQLCHPTEPVGAFFEDILIGEVGRG from the coding sequence ATGCACAACCGCCATGTCGTTGAATTATTGCCCTCGGGCAAATCCTTTGAAACTGCCGATCAATTGCTGCTCGACGCCATGCTTGCCAGCGGCCTCGCCGTACCATTTTCCTGTCGGCGCGGCGCCTGCGGGTCGTGCAAGGTCAAGGTGGTGTCGGGTCACTATCGGCCAAAGCAGTACACGCCAGACACCCCGGCCCCTTCCTATCCGCTCGCGGCCGACGAGATGTTACTGTGCCAGAGCCATGCCTGTAGCGACATGCGTCTGGAAATTCCCGGCTGGTCACTGGACACGCCAACGCTGGAAGTCGCCGCACACGTGATCGGCAAACGTGCGCTGAGCGTCGATATTGTTGAGCTGGTGTTACTGCCCGCTCAGCCACTCGACGTTCGGGCGGGTCAGTACGTCAGATTTCGCCTCGACGATGGCGAAAGCCGCTGTTTCTCCATCGCCAATCTGCCTGGACAGGATCAGGGCCAACTGGTGTTTCATATTCGCCAAGTCAGCGGCGGCGTATTCTCCGAGCGCATTCTGCCGACCCTGCACGTGGGGGATGCGGTGAAACTCGAAGGCCCCGTGGGCGCCTGCACCTGGCAACACGAGGATGAACGCCCTGTCGTACTGTTCGCGACCGGGACCGGTTATGCGGGCATAAAACCCTTGTTGCTGACGGCCCTGGCCCGCCATGCCGAGGTCACTTTGTACTGGGGCAACTCCACGCCTGCGGACTTCTACGACGCTGAGTTTCTGGACCGAGCCAGCGAGGACCATCCACGGTTTCACTGGCATCGAGTCCTGTCGGCAGACGCCCGCGTGCAGCACGTTGCGCTGGCTCAGCCCCACCACTGGGCCGAGAGCCAAATCTACGCCTGCGGCAACAGCGCGATGATCAACCAAGTCCGCGAAACCTGTCTGGCAGCGGGCGCGCAGGCTCATCGCTTTGTCGCTGAAGCCTTCGTCCCCAGCGGTGCACTGACGAAGGCTTCATCCCTAAAAACGCTGGACCCGCTGCTGGAAAAAGTCGGCCCGCGCTACTCACTGGACGGCATGCTCGCTGCCCGCGAACAAACCGTAAGAGCCCTGGCCGCCATCGCCGAACAACTGAAAGTCGGCATGACCACAGCCCAAGCCCTGCAAATGGCCAGTCGAACATTGCACGACATGGGGGCGTCACACACCTGGCACCCGACCTACATACGCTTCGGCGACGACACCATCCGCACACCGCGCCAAGGCATCGACCCACAGCGCACGCTACGCGCCACCGACATCGCCGTGGTCGACCTTGGCCCCGTGTGGGATGGCTACGAAGGCGATTATGGCGACACCTTCGTATTCGGCGAACACCCTCTGCACCACGCCTGCGTCAAAGCCCTGCACCAAGTATTCGACGAAACCCGCGACGCCTGGCAGCGCGGGCTGACCGGACGTGAACTGTATGACTTCGCCGAGCAAAGCACCCACGCCAAAGGCTGGCGCCTTGAACGCAACCTGGCTGGACACCGCATCGCCGACTTCCCCCATGCCCTGCTCGGGCAAGACAAACTGGCCGACGTTGAAATCGTACCGAGCGAGATGGTCTGGGTGTTGGAGATACAGCTGTGTCATCCCACAGAACCGGTCGGGGCGTTTTTTGAGGATATTTTGATTGGCGAGGTGGGGCGGGGGTAG
- a CDS encoding helix-turn-helix transcriptional regulator: MNTSGDRLRTLLRECHLSASDFAANRRVTPQHVNNWFKRGIPMARLDEIAELLCVNSRWLRTGEGIKHPGAPIISHTARHSTPDQHLVTSQPHAAPNNTSDIDVPFYSEVLNACGSGKTHVAQIPEYRIRLTSAILHTLDVSPDQAMCAPMIGNSMVPRIEAGSTVAIDRSLTQIVDGEIYALEQDGMLRIKYVYRLPNNGLRLRSHNHDEYPDELFSALQIQEQHLRILGWVFWWSTLNKRRPPVPYKLEE, from the coding sequence ATGAATACATCCGGTGATCGCCTCAGAACCCTCCTGCGGGAGTGTCATTTATCCGCTTCGGACTTCGCCGCCAATCGCCGCGTCACGCCGCAGCACGTCAACAACTGGTTCAAGCGCGGCATCCCCATGGCCCGACTGGACGAAATCGCTGAACTGTTGTGCGTTAACAGCCGATGGCTGCGCACCGGTGAAGGCATCAAACATCCAGGAGCCCCGATCATCAGCCATACGGCGCGTCATTCAACGCCAGACCAGCACCTTGTAACCTCACAACCCCACGCTGCGCCCAACAACACCAGCGACATCGACGTACCGTTCTACAGCGAAGTGCTGAATGCCTGTGGCTCAGGAAAAACCCACGTGGCCCAGATACCGGAATACCGGATACGCCTGACCTCGGCCATCTTGCACACTCTGGATGTCAGCCCTGACCAGGCCATGTGCGCCCCCATGATCGGCAACAGCATGGTGCCCCGAATTGAAGCTGGCTCCACCGTGGCCATCGACCGCAGCCTGACCCAAATCGTGGATGGCGAAATCTACGCCCTCGAACAAGACGGCATGTTGCGCATCAAATACGTCTACCGCCTGCCCAACAACGGCTTGCGCTTGCGCAGCCACAACCACGATGAATACCCGGACGAACTCTTCAGCGCGCTCCAGATACAAGAGCAACACCTACGGATACTGGGCTGGGTATTTTGGTGGTCCACCCTCAATAAACGCCGCCCGCCAGTGCCTTACAAACTGGAGGAATAG
- the ppa gene encoding inorganic diphosphatase: MSYSKIPAGKDLPNDIYVAIEIPANHAPIKYEIDKDSDCLFVDRFMATPMFYPANYGFIPNTLADDGDPLDVLVVTPYPVAPGSVIRARPVGILHMTDDGGGDAKVVAVPHDKLSQLYVDVKEYTDLPPLLIQQIQHFFENYKDLEKGKWVKIEGWGDAEAARAEITKSVAAYKG; encoded by the coding sequence ATGAGCTACAGCAAGATTCCGGCTGGCAAAGACCTGCCGAATGACATCTACGTCGCCATCGAGATTCCGGCTAACCACGCGCCGATCAAATATGAAATCGACAAAGACAGCGATTGCCTGTTCGTTGACCGCTTCATGGCCACCCCGATGTTCTACCCGGCCAACTATGGCTTCATCCCGAACACTCTGGCTGACGACGGTGATCCCCTCGACGTGCTGGTCGTGACCCCTTACCCGGTAGCCCCAGGTTCGGTTATCCGCGCACGTCCAGTTGGCATCCTGCACATGACTGACGACGGCGGCGGCGATGCCAAAGTAGTAGCAGTGCCTCACGACAAGCTGTCCCAGCTGTACGTTGACGTGAAAGAGTACACCGACCTGCCACCGCTGCTGATTCAGCAGATCCAGCACTTCTTCGAGAACTACAAAGACCTCGAAAAAGGCAAATGGGTGAAGATCGAAGGTTGGGGCGACGCAGAAGCTGCCCGCGCCGAGATCACCAAATCGGTTGCTGCCTACAAAGGCTAA
- a CDS encoding M90 family metallopeptidase codes for MWSLSEWRRQRILAQHPVAEDVWHDVRQHLSILDGLDDAQDKWLRESSVLFLKEKHLTPMPGVELTEEGELLLAAQAQLPLLNLGDLDWYQGFHEIVLYPDDFVSPQRHRDSSGVEHEWEGHHSGEAWQHGPVVLAWPGVLASGHWEGYNLVIHELAHKLDMLNGAANGMPPLHSNMQVTDWTKDMQQAFDHLNHYLDHHNPDHAPIDPYAAENPAEFFAVTSEYFFSAPDLLHHVYPLVYQQLSLFYRQDTLARLRKLQSEHPEYRAHH; via the coding sequence ATGTGGTCGCTGAGTGAATGGAGACGCCAGCGGATTCTGGCGCAGCACCCGGTGGCGGAGGACGTCTGGCATGACGTCCGCCAACACCTGAGTATTCTTGACGGGCTGGACGACGCGCAGGACAAATGGCTGCGCGAAAGCAGTGTGTTGTTCCTCAAGGAAAAACACCTGACGCCCATGCCCGGCGTCGAGCTGACAGAAGAGGGCGAACTGTTGCTGGCCGCTCAGGCGCAACTGCCGTTGCTCAACCTGGGCGATCTGGACTGGTATCAAGGTTTTCACGAAATCGTCTTGTACCCGGATGACTTCGTCAGCCCGCAGCGTCACCGCGACTCCAGTGGCGTAGAACATGAATGGGAAGGCCACCACAGCGGTGAGGCCTGGCAACATGGGCCGGTGGTATTGGCTTGGCCGGGCGTGCTGGCCAGTGGTCATTGGGAAGGTTACAACCTGGTCATTCACGAACTGGCGCACAAGCTGGACATGCTCAACGGCGCCGCCAACGGCATGCCGCCGCTGCACAGCAACATGCAAGTGACTGACTGGACCAAGGACATGCAACAGGCCTTCGACCACCTCAATCACTACCTGGATCACCACAACCCCGACCACGCGCCAATCGACCCCTATGCAGCCGAAAACCCGGCTGAGTTCTTTGCGGTCACCAGCGAATACTTCTTCAGCGCGCCAGACCTGCTGCACCACGTCTACCCGCTGGTTTACCAGCAGCTCAGCCTGTTTTATCGTCAGGACACCCTGGCCCGGCTACGCAAGCTGCAAAGCGAACACCCCGAATACCGCGCACATCACTGA
- a CDS encoding DedA family protein, with protein sequence MDFNPIDIILHLDVYLDMLVRDYGVWIYAILFLVIFCETGLVVMPFLPGDSLLFIAGAVAAGGGMDPVLLGALLMLAAILGDSTNYVIGRTAGERLFSNPDSKIFRRDYLQKTHDFYERHGGKTVTMARFLPIFRTFAPFVAGVARMFYPRFFMFSVFGTILWVGGLVTLGYFFGNVPFIKSNLSLLVVGIIVLSLVPMIIGVVRSRFGRSPSKA encoded by the coding sequence ATGGATTTCAACCCGATCGACATTATCCTGCACCTCGATGTGTACCTGGACATGCTGGTAAGAGACTACGGAGTGTGGATCTACGCCATCCTGTTTCTGGTGATCTTTTGTGAAACCGGCCTGGTTGTCATGCCTTTCCTGCCGGGTGATTCCTTGCTGTTTATCGCAGGCGCGGTAGCGGCTGGTGGCGGTATGGACCCTGTCTTACTGGGCGCACTTTTGATGCTGGCGGCGATATTGGGTGACAGCACCAACTACGTCATCGGACGAACGGCGGGCGAACGCTTATTCAGTAATCCGGACTCGAAGATTTTCCGTCGCGATTACCTGCAAAAAACCCACGATTTCTACGAACGTCATGGCGGCAAAACCGTGACCATGGCGCGCTTTCTGCCGATTTTCCGCACCTTCGCCCCGTTTGTGGCAGGTGTGGCACGCATGTTCTACCCGCGCTTCTTTATGTTCAGCGTGTTCGGCACTATCCTTTGGGTCGGCGGTCTGGTCACCCTGGGTTACTTCTTTGGCAACGTGCCGTTCATCAAATCCAATCTGTCGCTGCTGGTGGTGGGCATCATCGTGCTGTCGCTGGTACCGATGATTATTGGTGTGGTTCGCAGCCGATTCGGACGCAGCCCTTCCAAAGCCTGA
- the eutC gene encoding ethanolamine ammonia-lyase subunit EutC — translation MGTTPTDSLNPWLELRRLTPARIALGRTGTSMPTQAQLDFQFAHAQARDAVHLPFDHAGLSSQFAERGRDSLLVHSAAIDRHSYLQRPDLGRKLNEDSAQQLRDYAQANAGGFDVVVVVADGLSALAVHRHTLPFLARMEEHFATEGWRLSPVVLVQQGRVAVADEIGELLGAKMVVMLIGERPGLSSPDSLGLYFTYAPKVGLTDAYRNCISNVRLEGLSYGMAAHRLAYLMREACRRQLSGVNLKDEAQVQTLDVAAPNENFLLKDA, via the coding sequence ATGGGCACTACGCCGACCGACAGCCTCAACCCTTGGCTGGAACTGCGCCGCCTGACCCCGGCGCGCATTGCGCTGGGCCGCACGGGCACCAGCATGCCGACCCAGGCGCAGCTGGATTTTCAATTCGCCCACGCCCAAGCGCGGGACGCCGTGCACTTGCCGTTTGATCATGCGGGGCTGAGCAGCCAGTTTGCAGAGCGCGGACGCGACAGCTTGCTGGTGCACAGCGCTGCCATTGATCGGCACAGCTACCTGCAACGACCCGATCTGGGGCGCAAACTCAACGAAGACTCGGCGCAGCAACTGCGCGACTACGCCCAAGCCAATGCAGGCGGCTTTGACGTGGTCGTGGTGGTGGCCGACGGGTTATCGGCACTGGCCGTTCATCGTCACACCCTGCCCTTTTTGGCGCGCATGGAAGAACACTTCGCCACTGAAGGCTGGCGTTTGTCGCCGGTGGTTCTGGTGCAACAAGGCCGAGTCGCGGTGGCCGATGAGATCGGCGAACTGCTGGGCGCCAAAATGGTGGTGATGCTGATCGGCGAACGCCCAGGCTTAAGCTCACCCGACAGCCTGGGGCTGTATTTCACCTACGCGCCCAAGGTCGGTTTGACCGATGCGTATCGCAACTGCATCTCCAACGTGCGACTTGAAGGCCTGAGCTATGGCATGGCCGCTCATCGGCTGGCGTACCTGATGCGCGAAGCCTGCCGTCGGCAATTGTCGGGGGTCAATTTGAAGGATGAGGCGCAGGTACAAACCCTGGATGTGGCCGCGCCCAACGAGAACTTCCTGCTAAAAGACGCGTAA